Proteins co-encoded in one Nonomuraea helvata genomic window:
- a CDS encoding sulfite exporter TauE/SafE family protein — translation MTPWEMAAVLAAGVAGGGINTVVGSGSLITFPTLLAVGLPPITANVSNNIGLVPGGLTGAMGYRPELKGQRERLLRLAPASVIGSLAGGLLLLNLPESSFNVIVSVLIALSCVLVVIQPRLSRMLAARPVQGHGGPWLWIGALAAGAYGGYFGAGQGILLLGLMGILLNEELQRLNAAKNVLVLLVNFTAAILYALVADVDWLAVLLVALGSMIGGFLGARVGRRLPAPILRGVIVCIGVVAIVKLLAA, via the coding sequence ATGACACCTTGGGAGATGGCCGCGGTGCTGGCGGCCGGCGTCGCAGGCGGGGGCATCAACACCGTCGTCGGCTCCGGATCGCTGATCACGTTCCCCACGCTGCTGGCCGTCGGCCTGCCGCCGATCACGGCGAATGTCTCCAACAACATCGGCCTGGTCCCGGGCGGCCTCACCGGGGCCATGGGCTACCGGCCAGAGCTGAAGGGCCAGCGCGAGCGGCTGCTCCGGCTGGCCCCCGCCTCCGTCATCGGCTCGCTGGCCGGCGGCCTGCTGCTGCTCAACCTGCCCGAGAGCAGCTTCAACGTGATCGTCAGCGTGCTGATCGCGCTGTCCTGCGTGCTGGTCGTGATCCAGCCCAGGCTCAGCCGCATGCTGGCCGCCCGCCCGGTGCAAGGGCACGGCGGCCCGTGGCTGTGGATCGGCGCGCTGGCGGCCGGCGCGTACGGCGGCTACTTCGGCGCCGGGCAGGGCATCCTGCTCCTCGGCCTCATGGGCATCCTGCTGAACGAGGAGCTGCAGCGGCTCAACGCGGCCAAGAACGTCCTCGTCCTGCTGGTGAACTTCACCGCCGCCATCCTGTACGCGCTGGTCGCCGACGTGGACTGGCTCGCCGTGCTGCTGGTGGCGCTGGGCTCCATGATCGGCGGCTTCCTCGGCGCCCGCGTGGGACGCAGGCTGCCGGCCCCGATCCTGCGCGGCGTGATCGTCTGCATCGGCGTCGTGGCGATCGTCAAGCTCCTGGCCGCCTAG
- a CDS encoding M20/M25/M40 family metallo-hydrolase, translated as MMAKLFDVPRRALAGACALAVLAGVIMLTAMANSTMQPLPASAPAGEFSAERALRHLERFATEPRPIGSQAGDRARDYLAGQLREAGLDVRVQRAIGANSSTGLASFGQVENIVATAKGADPTGTVVIAAHYDSAAMGPGASDDAAAVAAMVETVRALKGGGLRNDLVLLMTDGEEDGTLGAQAFVREDPLGRKGGVLLNWEARGVSGPSLMFETSSDNAGLVETFASAVPHPRGDSTMVEMYRLLPNNTDFTPMSKSGFTGMNFAYIEGSSRYHTADDSLAHLDRGSLQHHGSNMLALARALGNADLPALAADHDVTYFRVFGTMVTYSNALVWPLAGLAAAAVAGLALLARRRRLISLPRLAVGAVSGVVPPVLAAVLAQGLWEVLVAARPAYDGMGGLLHHPRTFQAAVVVLSVLALLCWYLPLRRRLGPAALAIGALAWPAGLGLLCAQVAPGASFVLTLPALFCALGGTAAILLRDAVWRVAAATLGAVMAATLLPGLAGNAFDGMGLALGGVPALVLALFGLTVLPIVELCLPERVPGLVPLAAAGLAVMLVGGGLATDGFDADDPRRTHLAYVLDADARTASWVSADPEPPAWTRTYVSSNDTAKLPPGYARGASLWTGPAPAIRAAEPRVTVLSRDGDDGDTVRLRVTAGRAARSITLRIERPITGATAAAAGMSPVRVDVTGTRANTWPGEIRFRGLPDTGAEITVRVPQAGRFRVTAIAESDGFRQVPGFVQRPAGVVAATREDGDLVAVTRTYTVSARPLAG; from the coding sequence ATGATGGCAAAGTTGTTCGACGTCCCCCGGCGGGCACTCGCGGGGGCGTGCGCCCTGGCCGTGCTCGCCGGAGTGATCATGCTGACCGCGATGGCGAACAGCACGATGCAGCCGCTGCCCGCCTCCGCGCCGGCCGGGGAGTTCAGCGCCGAGCGGGCCCTGCGCCACCTCGAGAGGTTCGCCACCGAGCCGCGCCCGATCGGCAGCCAAGCCGGCGACCGGGCCAGGGACTACCTCGCCGGACAGCTCCGCGAGGCCGGGCTCGACGTGCGGGTCCAGCGGGCGATCGGGGCGAACTCCTCGACGGGGCTGGCGTCGTTCGGGCAGGTGGAGAACATCGTGGCCACGGCGAAAGGCGCCGACCCGACCGGGACGGTGGTGATCGCCGCACACTACGACTCCGCGGCGATGGGGCCGGGCGCCTCCGACGACGCCGCCGCGGTGGCGGCGATGGTGGAGACGGTACGGGCGCTCAAGGGCGGCGGGCTCCGCAACGACCTGGTGCTGCTGATGACTGACGGCGAAGAGGACGGGACGCTGGGCGCCCAGGCGTTCGTCAGGGAGGACCCGCTCGGCCGCAAGGGCGGGGTGCTGCTCAACTGGGAGGCCCGGGGCGTGAGCGGCCCGTCGCTGATGTTCGAGACGTCCAGCGACAACGCCGGGCTGGTCGAGACGTTCGCGAGTGCCGTGCCGCACCCGCGCGGCGACTCCACGATGGTGGAGATGTACCGGCTGCTCCCCAACAACACGGACTTCACCCCGATGTCCAAGAGCGGCTTCACCGGCATGAACTTCGCTTACATCGAGGGCTCGTCGCGTTACCACACCGCCGACGACTCGCTGGCCCACCTCGACCGGGGCAGCCTGCAGCACCACGGCTCGAACATGCTGGCCCTGGCCCGCGCCCTCGGGAACGCCGACCTCCCGGCCCTGGCCGCCGACCACGACGTCACCTATTTCCGCGTCTTCGGGACCATGGTCACGTACTCGAACGCCCTCGTATGGCCGCTGGCCGGGCTCGCGGCAGCGGCGGTGGCCGGGCTGGCGCTGCTCGCGCGCCGGCGCCGGCTGATCAGCCTGCCCCGGCTCGCCGTCGGCGCGGTGTCCGGCGTCGTGCCGCCGGTGCTCGCGGCGGTCCTGGCGCAGGGGCTGTGGGAGGTGCTGGTGGCCGCGCGGCCCGCGTACGACGGGATGGGCGGGCTGCTGCACCACCCGCGGACGTTCCAGGCGGCCGTCGTGGTGCTGTCGGTGCTGGCGCTGCTCTGCTGGTACCTGCCGCTGCGCCGCCGGCTCGGGCCCGCCGCACTGGCCATCGGCGCGCTGGCCTGGCCCGCCGGGCTGGGGCTGCTGTGCGCCCAGGTCGCGCCGGGCGCGTCGTTCGTGCTCACGCTGCCCGCGCTGTTCTGCGCGCTCGGCGGGACGGCCGCGATCCTGCTGCGTGACGCGGTCTGGCGGGTGGCGGCGGCGACGCTGGGCGCGGTCATGGCGGCGACGCTGCTGCCCGGCCTGGCCGGGAACGCGTTCGACGGGATGGGCCTCGCGCTCGGCGGGGTGCCGGCGCTGGTGCTGGCGCTGTTCGGGCTGACGGTGCTGCCGATCGTGGAGCTGTGCCTGCCGGAGCGGGTGCCGGGCCTGGTCCCGCTCGCCGCCGCCGGGCTCGCCGTGATGCTGGTCGGCGGCGGCCTGGCCACCGACGGCTTCGACGCGGACGACCCGCGGCGCACGCACCTCGCGTACGTGCTGGACGCCGACGCCAGGACCGCGAGCTGGGTCAGCGCCGATCCGGAGCCGCCCGCCTGGACCAGGACGTACGTGTCTAGCAATGACACCGCGAAGCTGCCTCCCGGCTACGCCCGCGGCGCCTCGCTCTGGACGGGACCCGCGCCCGCGATCAGGGCCGCCGAGCCCCGCGTCACCGTGCTCTCGCGCGACGGCGACGACGGCGACACGGTCAGGCTCCGCGTGACCGCCGGCAGGGCGGCCCGATCGATCACGCTGAGGATCGAGCGGCCCATCACCGGCGCGACCGCCGCGGCCGCGGGCATGAGCCCCGTGAGAGTGGACGTCACCGGCACGCGGGCCAACACCTGGCCCGGCGAGATCCGCTTCCGCGGCCTGCCCGACACCGGCGCGGAGATCACCGTGCGGGTGCCGCAGGCCGGCCGGTTCAGGGTGACGGCCATCGCCGAGAGCGACGGTTTCCGGCAGGTGCCCGGGTTCGTCCAGAGGCCGGCGGGTGTGGTGGCGGCGACCCGCGAGGACGGCGACCTCGTGGCGGTCACCCGTACGTACACAGTCAGCGCGAGACCGCTTGCGGGGTGA
- a CDS encoding NAD(P)-dependent oxidoreductase has product MRVAVIGASGHIGTYLIPRLVDAGHDVIAVSRGKRDPYRPHGAWQQVTHVTADRDAEDADGTFGRRIADLDADVVIDLICFTETSARDLAAALTGRVRHFLHCGTIWTHGPSARVPTTEDRPKRPIGEYGKQKAAIEAHLLERAHRDGFPVTIIHPGHITGPGWVPVNPAGNVNPAVFQTLADGSELALPNFGMETVQHVHADDVARLFMDAMANPSVAVGESFHSVATTALTLRGYAEAVAGWFGREARLTFLPFERWRETVSEQDANITYDHIAYSPHCSMEKAERLLGHRPRYAPLEAISEAVDWLVRAGTITP; this is encoded by the coding sequence ATGCGAGTAGCGGTGATTGGCGCCAGCGGTCATATCGGCACGTACCTCATCCCCCGGCTGGTCGACGCCGGACACGACGTGATCGCCGTGAGCCGCGGCAAACGGGACCCCTACCGCCCGCACGGCGCCTGGCAGCAGGTCACCCACGTCACCGCCGACCGCGACGCGGAGGACGCCGACGGGACGTTCGGGCGGCGGATCGCGGACCTGGACGCGGACGTCGTCATCGATCTCATCTGCTTCACGGAGACCAGCGCCCGGGACCTGGCGGCGGCACTCACCGGGCGGGTCCGGCACTTCCTGCACTGCGGGACGATCTGGACGCACGGGCCGAGCGCCCGGGTGCCCACGACCGAGGACCGGCCCAAGCGCCCGATCGGCGAGTACGGCAAGCAGAAGGCCGCCATCGAGGCCCACCTCCTCGAACGCGCGCACCGCGACGGCTTCCCCGTCACGATCATCCACCCGGGCCACATCACCGGACCGGGCTGGGTGCCGGTCAACCCGGCGGGCAACGTCAATCCCGCCGTGTTCCAGACCCTGGCCGACGGCTCCGAGCTGGCGCTGCCGAACTTCGGCATGGAGACCGTCCAGCACGTGCACGCCGACGACGTGGCTCGGCTGTTCATGGACGCCATGGCCAACCCGTCCGTCGCCGTGGGCGAGAGCTTCCACTCCGTCGCCACCACCGCCCTGACGCTGCGCGGTTACGCCGAGGCGGTGGCGGGCTGGTTCGGGAGGGAGGCGCGGCTGACCTTCCTGCCGTTCGAGCGGTGGCGGGAGACGGTCTCGGAGCAGGACGCGAACATCACGTACGACCACATCGCCTACAGCCCCCACTGCAGCATGGAGAAGGCCGAGCGGCTCCTCGGGCACCGGCCCCGCTACGCGCCGCTCGAGGCCATCTCCGAGGCGGTCGACTGGCTGGTCAGGGCGGGCACCATCACCCCGTGA
- a CDS encoding AEC family transporter codes for MSGVVAAFAALVSVAVIGYLIGMGGLLRASDELVLSRLAFFVATPALMFATVSRADLHILFSPVLLTEVVAVACVQLVYVLVARLAWGRDRREATIGALASSYVNAGNLGVPISIYVLGDGALVAPILLFQLLVLTPVSFLILDKGARSVRAALLLPFRNPLTVASLLGLALAISGISLPTPVMRPVELLGGAAVPVALLAYGLSLYGAQRVPTTPETNGVGKDVFLAVTLKAFVQPAVAYLTARLVLGLDGSALLAATLFAALPTAQNIYVYAVNYDTGRRLARSTILLTTGLSIPMMTAIGAVLG; via the coding sequence GTGTCGGGGGTTGTCGCGGCGTTCGCCGCCCTGGTGTCCGTTGCCGTGATCGGCTACCTGATCGGGATGGGGGGCCTGCTGCGGGCCAGCGACGAGTTAGTGCTGTCGCGCCTGGCCTTCTTCGTGGCCACCCCGGCGCTGATGTTCGCCACCGTGTCCCGGGCGGACCTCCACATCCTCTTCTCGCCGGTGCTGCTGACCGAGGTGGTCGCGGTGGCGTGCGTCCAGCTCGTCTACGTGCTGGTGGCCCGGCTGGCCTGGGGCCGCGACCGCCGCGAGGCCACGATCGGCGCGCTGGCCTCGTCGTACGTGAACGCCGGCAACCTCGGCGTGCCTATCTCGATCTACGTGTTGGGCGACGGCGCGCTGGTCGCCCCGATCCTGCTCTTCCAGCTGCTCGTCCTCACGCCGGTCTCCTTCCTTATCCTCGACAAGGGGGCCCGCTCGGTGCGCGCGGCCCTGCTCCTCCCGTTCCGCAACCCGCTCACGGTCGCCTCGCTCCTCGGTCTCGCTCTCGCGATCAGCGGCATCTCCCTGCCTACCCCGGTCATGCGCCCGGTCGAGCTGCTCGGCGGCGCGGCCGTGCCCGTGGCGCTGCTGGCGTACGGCCTCAGCCTGTACGGCGCCCAGCGCGTCCCCACGACCCCCGAGACGAACGGCGTCGGCAAGGACGTCTTCCTCGCGGTCACGCTCAAGGCCTTCGTCCAACCGGCCGTCGCCTACCTGACCGCGCGCCTGGTCCTGGGCCTCGACGGCAGCGCGCTCCTGGCCGCCACCCTCTTCGCCGCCCTGCCCACGGCGCAGAACATCTACGTGTACGCGGTGAACTATGACACGGGCCGGCGCCTGGCCCGCAGCACGATCCTGCTGACCACGGGCCTGTCCATCCCGATGATGACCGCGATCGGCGCGGTCCTGGGCTGA
- a CDS encoding methyltransferase domain-containing protein yields the protein MDEAVAQYIERLVAYIDGFDDIQRFVAEAIRAVPRHLFIPEVALATPGDPEDTFVIDRVADPDTWWDTVYSQSPIVTQLDDGDTDIRARTGAYTSSSSAPSTVAHLLQILDPEPGDRVLEVGTGTGWTAALLAHLVGPHGSVTSIEIDEMVADQAAENLTSAGVRADVVVGDGAGGCSQRAPYDRVHVTCGIRSIPYAWVEQCRPGGVVVLPYCPGFGDDHVLRLVTLPDGTAIGRFPGHATYMMMRSQRPIPYVADDGSGQHHPTSVHPRTIGLAPAGADLAMAAITGLYSHISREENRFLTYVLNPADSGEWAVAVHQRGDLDHTVYQMGDRPLWEEVTDAYFRWVSWGEPGRDRFGMTVTPEGQYVWLDTPDHVVCGLSRG from the coding sequence GTGGATGAGGCCGTTGCGCAGTACATCGAGCGCCTGGTCGCGTACATCGACGGATTCGACGACATCCAGCGCTTCGTCGCGGAGGCCATCCGTGCGGTGCCGCGCCACCTGTTCATTCCCGAAGTCGCGCTGGCCACCCCGGGCGACCCGGAGGACACGTTCGTCATCGATCGGGTCGCCGACCCCGATACGTGGTGGGACACCGTCTACTCGCAAAGTCCCATCGTGACTCAACTCGACGATGGTGACACGGACATCAGGGCCCGCACAGGTGCTTACACGTCTTCCTCGTCCGCGCCCAGCACCGTTGCGCACCTGCTGCAGATCCTCGACCCGGAGCCGGGCGATCGGGTGCTGGAGGTGGGCACCGGGACGGGCTGGACCGCAGCGTTGCTCGCTCACCTGGTCGGCCCGCACGGGAGCGTAACGTCGATCGAGATCGACGAGATGGTGGCTGATCAGGCCGCCGAGAATCTCACCTCAGCCGGCGTGCGCGCGGATGTGGTCGTGGGCGACGGCGCCGGAGGCTGTTCTCAGCGGGCGCCCTACGATCGGGTCCACGTCACCTGTGGCATCCGCTCCATCCCTTACGCGTGGGTCGAGCAGTGCCGCCCCGGAGGGGTCGTCGTCCTCCCGTACTGCCCCGGCTTCGGCGACGATCACGTGCTGCGGCTGGTGACGTTACCGGACGGCACCGCGATCGGCCGCTTCCCTGGCCATGCCACCTACATGATGATGCGCTCGCAGCGGCCGATTCCGTACGTCGCCGACGACGGCAGCGGTCAACACCACCCCACCTCGGTGCACCCGCGGACCATCGGGCTGGCCCCAGCCGGCGCAGATCTGGCCATGGCGGCCATCACCGGCCTCTACTCGCACATCAGCCGGGAAGAGAACAGATTCCTGACGTATGTCCTTAATCCGGCCGACTCCGGAGAGTGGGCAGTCGCTGTCCATCAGCGCGGCGACCTGGACCACACCGTCTACCAGATGGGCGACCGCCCGCTCTGGGAAGAGGTCACCGACGCCTACTTCCGGTGGGTCAGCTGGGGTGAGCCGGGACGTGACCGGTTCGGGATGACCGTGACCCCGGAAGGCCAGTACGTGTGGCTGGACACTCCCGACCACGTGGTATGCGGGCTCAGTCGCGGGTAA
- a CDS encoding XRE family transcriptional regulator — MANDRLRTTLAASGYTEGALASELGLDSKSVQRWVTRDITPRRSTAYAAAKLLGVAASWLWPKLNEDARNASKSEIVTLYPRRADTPNHLWRDLLANAQDEIWLFANASLFLPEENPESIDILARKAEQGATVRIMMGDPDSSEMALRGVEERLYDAIPARIRMALTYYAPLVGIDGVAFRLHRASLYNSIFRYDDHMLVNQHIYGTYGYLAPILHLRRLEGADFFDTYVRSFERVWESSCPIEDSDFWQQRQVSTGTGRSVS; from the coding sequence ATGGCCAACGACCGTCTTCGCACCACGCTGGCTGCCAGCGGCTACACAGAGGGCGCACTGGCCTCGGAACTAGGCCTGGACTCCAAGAGCGTGCAGCGGTGGGTCACCCGCGACATCACGCCACGTCGCTCGACCGCATATGCGGCGGCCAAACTGCTCGGAGTGGCCGCCAGTTGGCTATGGCCGAAGTTGAACGAGGACGCCCGAAACGCCTCCAAATCGGAAATCGTCACGTTGTATCCGCGCCGAGCTGACACGCCGAACCACCTGTGGCGCGATCTGCTCGCAAATGCGCAGGACGAGATCTGGTTGTTCGCCAATGCCAGCCTTTTCTTGCCCGAGGAGAATCCAGAGTCAATTGACATTCTCGCCCGCAAAGCCGAACAGGGTGCAACAGTGCGAATCATGATGGGTGATCCGGACAGCTCAGAGATGGCGCTACGAGGCGTCGAGGAGCGTTTGTACGATGCCATCCCCGCCCGTATCAGAATGGCTTTGACCTACTACGCGCCGCTGGTGGGGATCGACGGCGTAGCGTTCCGCCTGCACCGCGCTTCCCTCTACAACTCAATCTTCCGGTACGACGACCACATGTTGGTCAACCAGCACATCTACGGCACCTACGGATATCTGGCGCCCATCCTCCATCTCCGCCGTCTTGAAGGCGCAGACTTCTTCGACACCTACGTCCGCAGCTTCGAGCGGGTGTGGGAATCCTCCTGCCCTATTGAAGATTCCGACTTCTGGCAGCAACGCCAGGTCTCTACCGGGACAGGCCGGTCAGTTTCGTGA
- a CDS encoding HAD family hydrolase — protein sequence MAGLVLWDVDHTLIENGGVSKETYARAFELLTGRPATYRAETDGRTDPQIMVNLLRRHGIEPSPDQRARLGEALETAMALNRSRLSERGHALPGALDAITALAGVPGVVQSVLTGNIKPNAMAKVSVFGLHDRLDFEIGGYGSDGRVRADLVAVAQQRAARKYGHPFCRSSTVLIGDTPRDVAAGVDGGAAVIGVATGLDSMDVLAAAGADVVFSDLTDTPALVAAVTKLTGLSR from the coding sequence ATGGCGGGACTGGTGCTCTGGGATGTCGATCACACGCTGATCGAGAACGGCGGAGTGAGCAAGGAGACCTACGCCCGGGCCTTCGAGTTGCTGACAGGGCGGCCTGCCACATACCGGGCGGAGACCGACGGCCGTACCGATCCGCAGATCATGGTCAACCTGCTGCGGCGGCACGGTATCGAGCCGTCCCCTGACCAACGGGCGCGGCTGGGCGAGGCGCTGGAGACGGCGATGGCCCTCAACCGGTCGCGACTGAGCGAGCGTGGGCATGCCTTGCCTGGAGCACTGGACGCGATCACCGCGCTCGCCGGAGTGCCCGGGGTCGTCCAATCCGTGCTGACCGGCAACATCAAGCCCAATGCGATGGCCAAGGTGTCGGTATTCGGCCTGCACGACCGTCTGGATTTTGAGATCGGCGGATACGGGTCGGACGGCAGGGTACGTGCCGACCTGGTCGCAGTCGCTCAGCAGCGCGCCGCGCGCAAATATGGCCACCCCTTCTGCCGCTCCTCGACCGTTCTGATCGGCGATACGCCACGCGATGTAGCGGCCGGAGTGGACGGCGGGGCCGCGGTCATCGGCGTGGCGACAGGGTTGGACAGCATGGACGTGCTGGCAGCGGCCGGTGCGGATGTGGTGTTCTCGGACCTGACTGACACCCCGGCACTGGTCGCCGCGGTCACGAAACTGACCGGCCTGTCCCGGTAG
- a CDS encoding sensor histidine kinase → MLRSLWDEPRPPDPPTRVWRDWALVGVLVPLAVLEGVVRPDLPWRAVSVTLTVGLVFTLLWRRAKPLLMLAIPFVITALAPLVTGGHRAETYTMAFLLIVVYALYRWGSGREIVLGFAIMLGSVGVSASFYDLAPADAVGAFAVTFSAVALGTAVRYRTGARMRELEQVKLLEREQLARDLHDTVAHHVSAMAIRAQAGLATAPSRPEAATEALRVIEAEASRTLAEMRAMVRLLRRNEPAELAPGRQIADLEQLAGRTKVGPSVDVEISGDVDGLPPSVGSAIFRIAQESVTNARRHARHATRIAIQVAADDTSVRLRVSDDGEVSSVHSMPGYGLIGMIERAGLLGGTCQAGPNPDRGWTVTAVLPRTGAAT, encoded by the coding sequence GTGCTTCGCTCCTTGTGGGACGAGCCCCGTCCCCCCGATCCTCCGACACGCGTGTGGCGGGACTGGGCGCTTGTAGGGGTGCTCGTGCCGCTCGCGGTGCTGGAAGGGGTCGTTCGCCCCGACCTCCCGTGGCGGGCGGTCTCCGTGACCCTCACGGTCGGGCTGGTGTTCACGCTGCTCTGGCGGCGCGCCAAGCCGCTGCTGATGCTCGCGATCCCCTTCGTCATCACGGCGCTGGCCCCGCTGGTGACGGGCGGTCACCGTGCCGAGACGTACACGATGGCGTTCCTGCTGATCGTGGTGTACGCGCTGTACCGGTGGGGGTCGGGGCGCGAGATCGTGCTCGGCTTCGCGATCATGCTCGGGTCCGTCGGCGTCTCGGCGTCCTTCTACGACCTCGCCCCGGCCGACGCGGTCGGCGCGTTCGCCGTCACCTTCTCGGCCGTCGCGCTGGGGACGGCGGTCCGGTACCGGACCGGGGCACGGATGCGCGAGCTCGAGCAGGTCAAGCTGCTCGAACGCGAGCAGCTGGCCCGCGACCTGCACGACACCGTGGCCCACCACGTGTCGGCCATGGCGATCCGCGCGCAGGCGGGCCTGGCGACGGCGCCCTCGCGTCCGGAGGCCGCGACCGAGGCGCTCCGGGTGATCGAGGCCGAGGCGTCGCGCACCCTCGCCGAGATGCGCGCCATGGTCCGGCTCCTGCGCCGTAACGAGCCGGCGGAGCTGGCCCCCGGCCGGCAGATCGCCGATCTCGAACAGCTCGCAGGGCGCACGAAAGTCGGCCCGTCCGTCGACGTGGAGATCTCGGGCGACGTCGACGGCCTGCCGCCGTCGGTCGGGTCCGCGATCTTCCGCATCGCGCAGGAGTCGGTCACCAACGCCCGGCGGCACGCCCGCCACGCCACCCGCATCGCGATCCAGGTCGCCGCCGACGACACATCGGTACGCCTGCGCGTGAGCGACGACGGCGAGGTGAGCTCCGTACACTCGATGCCCGGTTACGGGCTCATCGGCATGATCGAACGCGCCGGCCTGCTCGGCGGCACCTGCCAGGCAGGACCGAACCCCGACCGGGGCTGGACCGTGACCGCCGTGCTGCCCCGCACCGGAGCGGCGACATGA
- a CDS encoding response regulator transcription factor translates to MTGGDIRVVVADDQEIARTGLRMILDAQPGIEVVGEAADGRRAVELARRLRPDVCLFDIRMPGLDGIEATRRLAGPGVAEPLAVVVITTFDLDEYVYAALRAGARGFLLKDAGPDLLSQAVRAAANGDALIAPNITARLLESFAFAGTVAPPAQPVEALTSREEEILATVARGRTNSEIADELHISLSTVKSHIASLMMKLGVRNRVEIAMWAYETRRVRP, encoded by the coding sequence ATGACCGGCGGGGACATCCGGGTGGTCGTCGCCGACGACCAGGAGATCGCGCGCACCGGGCTCAGGATGATCCTCGACGCGCAGCCCGGCATCGAGGTCGTCGGCGAGGCCGCCGACGGGCGCCGGGCCGTCGAGCTGGCGCGGCGCCTGCGCCCCGACGTGTGCCTGTTCGACATCCGCATGCCCGGCCTCGACGGCATCGAGGCCACCCGCCGCCTGGCCGGTCCTGGCGTCGCCGAACCCCTCGCCGTCGTCGTCATCACCACCTTCGACCTCGACGAGTACGTCTACGCCGCGCTCAGAGCCGGCGCCCGCGGCTTCCTGCTCAAGGACGCAGGCCCTGACCTGCTCTCCCAGGCCGTACGCGCCGCCGCCAACGGCGACGCCCTCATCGCGCCCAACATCACCGCACGCCTGCTCGAGAGCTTCGCCTTCGCCGGCACCGTCGCACCGCCCGCGCAACCCGTCGAGGCGCTGACCAGCAGGGAGGAGGAGATCCTCGCCACCGTGGCGCGCGGCCGGACCAACAGCGAGATCGCCGACGAGCTGCACATCTCCCTCAGCACCGTCAAGAGCCACATCGCCAGCCTCATGATGAAGCTCGGTGTACGCAATCGCGTCGAGATCGCCATGTGGGCCTACGAGACCCGGCGCGTACGCCCCTGA
- a CDS encoding NAD(P)-dependent alcohol dehydrogenase, producing MKAFVLRSYGSSLQLTDIDRPVPGDGEVLVRVRATSVQPYDWHLMRGEPYVARLMAGGPGLRKPPFDIPGADVAGEVEEIGKGVTEFAPGDEVYAMPKQGGFAEYVCVPESELVRKPANLSFEEAAAVPMAANTALIALRDQARVQPGQQVLVNGASGGVGTFAVQLAKAFGARVTGVCGRRNVGMVRSIGANEVIDYTKEDFTRAGRHYDVLVDIAGSRPASACRRVMARKGTLVLVGGPAGRWLQPASHVFATLAVAPFMSQRVAVADVVRCTENKRNLTTLAELIEGGEVHPVIDRSYPFKEVPAAVGYQEAGHAAGKVVIAV from the coding sequence ATGAAGGCGTTCGTCCTACGCTCGTACGGCTCGTCCCTCCAGCTCACCGACATCGACAGGCCCGTGCCCGGCGACGGCGAGGTGCTGGTCCGGGTGCGCGCCACTTCCGTCCAGCCCTACGACTGGCACCTCATGCGCGGCGAGCCGTACGTCGCGCGTCTCATGGCCGGCGGCCCCGGCCTGCGCAAGCCGCCGTTCGACATCCCGGGCGCCGACGTGGCGGGGGAGGTCGAGGAGATCGGCAAGGGGGTGACGGAGTTCGCCCCGGGCGACGAGGTGTACGCGATGCCCAAGCAGGGCGGCTTCGCCGAGTACGTGTGCGTGCCGGAGAGCGAGCTGGTGCGCAAGCCGGCGAACCTGTCGTTCGAGGAGGCGGCGGCGGTGCCGATGGCGGCGAACACCGCCCTGATCGCCCTGCGCGACCAGGCACGCGTCCAGCCGGGGCAGCAGGTCCTGGTGAACGGGGCCTCCGGCGGCGTGGGCACGTTCGCCGTGCAGCTCGCCAAGGCGTTCGGCGCGCGGGTCACCGGCGTCTGCGGCAGGCGGAACGTGGGCATGGTCCGGTCGATCGGCGCGAACGAGGTCATCGACTACACCAAAGAGGACTTCACCCGTGCCGGGCGGCACTACGACGTGCTGGTGGACATCGCGGGCAGCCGTCCCGCCTCGGCCTGCCGGCGGGTGATGGCCCGCAAGGGAACCCTGGTCCTCGTCGGCGGTCCGGCCGGACGCTGGCTGCAGCCCGCGAGCCACGTGTTCGCGACACTCGCGGTGGCGCCGTTCATGTCGCAGAGAGTCGCCGTGGCGGACGTGGTGCGCTGCACGGAGAACAAGCGGAACCTGACGACGCTGGCCGAGCTCATCGAGGGCGGCGAGGTCCATCCGGTCATCGACCGGAGCTACCCGTTCAAGGAGGTCCCGGCGGCCGTCGGCTACCAGGAGGCCGGTCACGCGGCGGGCAAGGTCGTGATCGCCGTCTAG